A region of the Dyadobacter sp. CECT 9275 genome:
TTTGATGTCAATTGCTAAAGTTGATCATTCCGCCGGTAACCCTATCCTCCCCTTTGTCCTGACCGGCGCTACTGATGATTTTTAAAATGTCAGATTAATCCCGAACATGAATACCTTAGAAGTGGGGTAATTACTAAGGTCAATCCCCAAACCACCAGCTCCTCCGGCATTAAAGGAGCTCACTTCCGGGTCGTAGCCGGTGTACTTTGTAATCGTGAACAGATTAATGGCCGTGACATAAGCCGCCAGCCTGCTGGCACCGATCTTACTGGCTACCGCCATCGGAACGGTATAAGAAAGCGTTACATTTTTCATGCGCAGGTAGGACCCATCCTCTATCCAGCGGCTCGAGCGCTGGTCAACTCCAATTCCTGACGTCTGATTTACACCGAGATCCATCAGATTCCTCTCTTGCGAACTTAAAAACACTGGTACACTGGTATGCTGATTATCAGGAGTCCACCTGTTTTTGAGATTGCTGCTTAAACCGTTGGACGGGTTTTCAGTTTTAATGCGTACGGCATTAAAAATATCATTACCATAACTACCCTGAATTAAAAAAGTAAGGTCAAAATCCTTATAGCTGACGGTATTGTTCCAGCCATAAATAAATTTTGGCGAAGCATTCCCGATCACCTCCAGCCCGTCACCGGCACGGGTGATCTTGCCATCGCCGTTTACATCTTTCCATTTGGCTTCTCCCGGTGCCTGCCCCATTTCTCTGGCCTGGTTCCTCTCGGCCTCGCTCCAGGTACCCAGGTTCACGTAACCGCGCATCTGGTCAACGGGCTGCCCTACCTGCAGGTATTTCAACGAAAACCCACTGCCGTAAATCTGGTACCCGCCTCCTGTATTGGTACGTATCGCCAGAGGATTGTTATCCAGTAGAGCCAAAACCTTGCTTCTGTTGAAAGAAATATTAGCTGATGTATTCCACCTCAATTTACCTCCTGAAAATGGTTTACCGCCCACGGAAATTTCGAGGCCCTTGTTCTGGATGGATCCTACATTGGAAAGAATGGTACTAAACCCGGTGTAGGCTTCCACTTGCTTATTCAGCAAAAGGTCTTTGGTCGTTTTTTTATAGATATCAACGGTGGCAGTCAGCCGTTCATTGAAGAATCCCAGATCCAACCCCAGGTTTGTCTGTTCCGTAGTTTCCCATTTGAGGTTAGGATTTGCCGCTCGGCCCAATGCGAAACCGATGTTGGGTGTATTGTTGCCGTCATAAGGATAGTTGAAACCCGAGGCAACCGTTGCCAATGTCTGGTAAGGCTGAATGGCCTGATTACCCGTTTTACCCCAGCTCGCACGCAATTTCAGATTGGAAACGGACTTTACGTTTTCCAGAAATTTTTCCTGGGAAACTCTCCATGCCGCAGCGGCAGAAGGGAAATACCCCCATTTGTTATTGGCACCAAAAACCGATGAACCATCCGCGCGGTAGCTGGCCGTGATCATGTATTTTTCGTCAAATACGTAATTCACCCGTCCCAGAAACGAATTGAGTACCTGTTTGGACTGTGAATTGTAACGTTCGTTAATCTGTGATGCACCGCCAAGGTCATTGATCCCGGTGTCATCACTGAAAAAACCCTGAGCTGATATAAAAGAGCTTTTGGACTGTATCAATTGCTGCTCCGCCACACCAGTGACGGTCAACGCATGTTTCTTATTGAAAATAGTAGAGTATGTCAGTATGTTGGAGTTCTGGAAATACTGATACTTGCTTTCGGACAGGTCGCCCAGTCCGCTTACGCCGCGTCCCGGCTGTGTTTTGGTACTGTAATAGTGTTGATCGTCATTAGAATTGATACTGGCGGCGCCGGTTACCCGGAGCGATAATCCTTTCAGCAGCTTAAAATCAAGAAAGGTACTGATCTCATTGGTAATGTTGTTCTTCTCCGCCTTTGTTTCCAGGGCCGTAGCAACCGGGTTCCAAACATCGTTGTCGGCGTATATCTTGGAGCCGTCGGGCCCGCCTTTGAGCGCCTTGGTATTATAATTCCCATTGGCATCGTATACCGGTGTAATGGGGTCAAAACGGGCCACGGTATTGATCACCTGCCCCAGAATATCTCCGAAACGCGTTCCCTCTCCCACAGGCGGAACATTTCCTTTGTCCTTGATCACGTTGAGATTAATGCCCGCATTCATCCAGCTGGTCACCTTAAAGTCAAGATTGCTCCGTAAATTATAGCGGGTGTATTTGGTATTCAGTACAATTCCCTGCTGATTCATATACCCCGCCGACACAAAATAACGCGCAGACTCATTACCACCGCTGACGGACAACTGATGATTCTGCATCTTCCCGTTGCGATATATTTCGTCCTGCCAGTCGGTTCCGCCATTTGCGTCCAGTTTAGCAATCTGTTCCGTGCTAAAAGGTATTACTGGCACTATGGGAGCACTGGGGGTTCCGTTTTGGGTGGCTGCCCAGTCGTTAGACTTCCGCGCATAGTCACCTGCGTTCATCAGATCCAGCTTATGGTTCAGCTTTTGCACCCCCATACTGAACCCATAGTTTAAAACAGCTTTACCCGACACGCCTCTTTTTGTCGTGATCAGAATTACACCATTGGCGCCGCGCGCACCATAGATAGCCGTTGCGGACGCATCCTTCAAAACTTCCAGTGATTCTATGTCGTTAGGATTAATGGTGGTGATATTAACACCCTGAATTCCATCCACCACTACCAGCGCATTGTTGCCCCCCGTAATAGAATTCCCACCTCTGACCCTGATGGTAGCATTACCTCCAGGCGCTCCGTCGGTATTCTGCACCATCACACCCGCAGCACGCCCTTGCAAAGCCTGATCCACACGCTGCGTAGGCAGCCTGGTCAGATCGGAGCCTTTCACAGAACTTACGGATCCGGTAAGGTCCGATTTCTTCTGCGTGCCGTAGCCCACCACCATTACCTCCTCCAATGCCTTGGTATCGGTGATCATGGATAGGTCTATCTTCTTTTTGTTGCCAACCAAAACCTCCTTTGACAGGTATCCAACAAATGAAAATACCAGCATATCGTGTTCCGAAGCTACCGCTATGCTATATTCACCGCCCGCGCCAGTGACCGTTCCGCGCTGCGTACCTTTCACCACTACACTTACACCGGGTAACCCCTCTCCTTTTTCGTCGGTTACGGTACCGGTAATGGTTATATCCAATGGATAGGCGGCCTCCTGGCTTTTACCCACGACATTATCGGGATCGACATTATTGGCCGGAGCATCTCCAACAGACCGGTGCAAAAGAATGGAGCCATCTACAAGCCTGAAACCAATGTTCATGGGTTTCAGGGTAGTTTCCAGGACCAATGATAATTTCTGATTATTCTGATGTACCGATAATTTTCGCTGTGCGCCAATTGCTTTGGAACTGTACACAAAATATACCCCGGTTGATTTTTCCAGGGTACTCAAAAATGTACTCACATCCGTCTGGTCCAGATGAACGGTAACGAGCCTTTCCAGGAGATTTTGGGCATGGGTGTCCCTGGCCTGTATCGTACTGACAAATAAAGCTGCCAGAAAAAATTGGTAGACGGAGTGTTTCATAACAACCCAAAGCCAGGTTTGACAATGTAGACGGTCTTTCATACTTTTGAATGTTTGTTAAGTTTTTTGTTTTGGATTTAGCAAAAGCAGCCCTTTTACACCCTGGAATGGATGTTCTGCGAGATACAGGAAGGGCGGGAAAATCGGTACCGCTGCAACGGTACCGATTTCATTTCCGGAAGTCAGAATAAAGATTAGTGCATAGGTTCAGGGGTTTTATAAATTGGGTTATTGACAGCCTTTTCCTGTAATCAGGATTTTGGTACCACGTACTTCGTAGCTCCCGTTAATCGTACCACATAGTAATTCCAGTTTGGTATATAGTGCCTGGGGGGTAAGATTTCCCGTAAATGGACAATGACTCAAAGACTCCTGTTCCAGCTCAATTTCGGTACCATAAATTACCTCAAGCTGGCGGATTACTTCTCCGATGGGCGTATCCACAAAGATGAGTGAACGGGCTACTGCATTTTCCGCAGAAGGAACCGCAAGCGGCTGCGGATCCTCCGCAATACTGGTAACAAACTGCTTATTGTCAGGAAAATAAGTGGCCTTCTGATTGGGTGTCAGAATTACACCGCTGTTGGTACTCACATTGGTAAGGTCTTTGGTGTCCTGCCTGTAAACCGTTACCTTACCGGTTTGAACAGTCACCTGAATAGGTTGCCAGGGGTCGTTCGCCCGGATCCGAAAGGTGGTGCCCAATACCTTCGTGATGATATCTCCAGAATAAACTATGAAGGGCCTGGAAACATCCCTGTGGACATTAAAGCTTGCCTCACCCAATAAGCGAACATCCCTGTTTTTGTAATTGAAAGCCTTATGCACCGCAAGCTGCGCGCGCGGGGACAATACCACCAGACTTCCGTCCGGCAACTTTACGTTCATCGGTTCTGAACTTTCGTTCCTGTAAGGCGTCCAATCGGTCTGTTCCACTTTCGTGATCAGAGAATGCTGTTCAAACCAGCCGGGCAGCAGATTCCGGTTCCAGTTTAACCCTATACCGATAACAACAGCGGCGGCCAGTCCACCGACGATCCACGAAAATTTACGCCACAACGGCCTGACCAGCGGTGCCGGATCAGTTTCCGGACTTTGCGGCTGTACCTTTCGCCATAACTTCTGTTCCATTACGAGCCACTGCTCTTCCGTCAAAGGAATTTCGACCGGCTCACCCAACAACTCATACCATTGTTCTACCAACTGGCATTCTTCAGGGGTGCACCTTTGTGTTTCATAGCGTGTCAATAATTCAACCAGGGCAGATCGGTTCATTACATTCTAAATCAGAGGTTCCACTGATATAGTATAAAAAAACCAGAAGAGCCGTAAAGGGAATTAATAAGTTATTTGAATAATTAAATCAAAATACACATTTGAAACCGATATTCTTTGAATAATCAAACTTTACAAAAGTTGGGAATAAATAAAAAAAAGCAACTGCCCAATGCCGTTACAGCACTTTGCCAGCCCCACTGAGTACTTACCCGTAGCAAACAAACGGTTTAGTGAAAAAAACTAGGAAAAAAGGACTGCACCGATGATGGAATAGGACAGATAGTCTTTCAATTGAAACCGGAGCAAACGGAGGGATTGGGTGATATGGTATTCAACCGCGCGATCCGATAGCCCCAACTGCTGTGCTATTTCAGAAGTAGATCTTTGTTCAAAACGGCTCATCTGAAATACCATCCGCGTTTTTTCAGGAAGCAGGCTGAGAGCGTTCTCCAACGCTACAGAAAGTTCCTCCAGCCCGACACCAGTATCTGCCAGCTGGTCAGCGGCTTGCTCGGAAGCCTCTCCCAGTTCTGTCTGAGCATGCACGAGTTTTGCTTTGATAAACCCTATCACACTGTACCTGAGGGCCGTTTTCAAATAGGCCTCCGGGTTTTCAATGAGTGTCTTTTGCCGGTTCTCCCACAATCTCAGGAACAGCTCCTGGACCAGTTCTTCCGCAACCGACTGGCTGTTTGTTTTCCAGAAAGCCGTAGAAAAAAGGGAGCGCCAATGGCGCTGATAGAGTGCCTCATAGGCCTTCTCATCTCCCGTGAAAAGAAGTCTTCCCAACATTTCATCCGGCAGCGTGGAATACAGTTCACCCTTCATCTGACAAGCTCCTGACGACTAAAAACCCCATTTTCTGATAAAAGATCATTTTGCCTGTACAGCTACTGAGTCTGTACCGACAATAAACCGGTGCTACCTTACAAAGCCACTTTCCGACCTCGGTAACTCCCGCTGATCATGGATCCAAGATACATAGGATTTTTTCAACAATACCCAGATCTTTTGCAAAAAAGAGTGTCCCCTCCAACTTCCTACAAAGTTGCTTTCAAAAAAGGCATTAGATACTGCTACACTGAAGAAGCATCCGTGTTGTTTCCCTGACAGCATTTCACGAATAAATCCAGCGGTACCGAAAATTTCCTTTCTTTTTGAAAAAAAGAGGAGACTCCAATCCCAAAAAAGCACCATGCAGGCACTATACTTTTTTTTGTATCAGTTTTCCTGTATTTATTCCGATCGCAAGCTGGCTACCGGATTCACCAGGGCTGCTTTAATTGCCTGATAGCTAACAGTCAGGATGGCGACGAAGAGTGCAACACCACCGGACAGTGCAAAAAACCACCAGGACAAATGAATCCGGAACGCAAAATCCTGGAGCCACAGGTTCATGGTATACCCTGCAATGGGTGAGGCAATCAACATTGCGATCAGGATCAATCTCAGGTAGTTGGTCAGCAAAAGTGTTACAACACTGGTCACGGACGCGCCCAGTACTTTACGTACTCCGATCTCCTTTGTCCGCTGGTGGGTCGTTAGTGCTGCCAGTCCGAACAGCCCCAGGCAGGCTATGAGGATAGCCAGCCCAGCAAAAACGCCGAATAACTGTCCGATCCGTTGTTCGGATTGATAGATGTTATTGAATCTGTCGTTCAGGAAGGAGTAGACAAAAGGATTACCGGTTTCGGCTTTCCATCGTTGCCCTATATTTTCCAGAAGGCTTGTCACATCATGAGTACGAATACGCAAAGCGAGCTGAGAATTGTCTCCCCCGTAAAACATAATTAACGGAGCGATACGCTGATGCATGGACTCAAAATGAAAGTCCTTAACCACGCCCACAATGGTGTAGGTGTGTCCACTTCCAGGAGTACCATTTCCAGTAGTGGAAAGCTGCTTGCCGATCGGGTCCCTGAATCCATAAGCTCTCACCGCCGCTTCGTTGATCAGAATGGCTGAGCTATCAGACGGAAATGCCTTGGAGAAGTTACGCCCCTGCGTTACGCTCATCCCCAATGTAGCGAGGTAATCTTCATCAATATAGTAACTTTTGGTTACGAAAGATTCTGTTCCCGATCTGCCCCTTACCAGTATACCATCCTGGCTCTGGTGGGATGTTCCGGCAGGCAAAAAGCCCGCTCGTGTGATGTGGGTGACAGAGGTCAGCGCGGCCAGTTCTGCTTTAAAGGAATCTAGCTTTGGCCCTAATACATGGGTATCGTGCAGGATCAGCAGTTGCTCCTTATCGAACCCAACTTTTTTATTTTGCATGAAACGCAGCTGCTGTTTCGTGACGATCGTAGCGATAATGATTCCAATCGAAACAACAAACTGTCCGGTAACCAGTGTATTACGCAACCAGCCACTCTTCAACCCTACCTGCATCCTGCCTTTCAAAACCGTAACAGGCTTAAATGCGGACAGCACAAAAGCCGGGTAACTCCCTGCCAGCAGGCCTATCATAAAGCAGGCAAGTACTGCGGCAGATAACATACGCCAATCCATTATATCATACCTCGTAAACTGTTTTCCGGCCAGGATATTGAAACCGGGTAACAGCAGCAATACAAGCGTCAGCGCCAGCAGCAATGCCAGAAATGTCAGGATAACGGATTCGGTCAGAAACTGGCTGACCAGCTGCCTCCTTATTGAACCAAGTACCTTTCGGACACCGATCTCCTTTGAACGTCCCGCCGATCCGGCGGTTGACAGATTCATGAAATTGATACAAGCCAGTAACAGGATAAGCATGGCAATTACCGAAAATATGTAAACATATTTGATATCTCCGTTGGCTTCCAGCTCATCATCCAGGTCGGAATATAAGTGAATACTCTTTACCGGCTGGAAATCAAAACCCATCCGATCGCCTCTTCTCAGAAATTCGGAAAGATCAATGCCCAGAAAGTCCTTGATTTCCGTAGCCATGTATTTGGAAAGGAAACCCTTGCTATGCTCTTCCACCTGCCTGATGGAATAACCATCCCGAAGCAGCACGTAGGTATAGGCGCCGCTTGCCAGCCATTTTAAACCCTGGTTGACCGAACTGAACGAACCAAACATATCATAATGAAAATGGGTATTGGAGGGTATATCTTCACAAACACCGGTTACACGAAAAACTCCC
Encoded here:
- a CDS encoding SusC/RagA family TonB-linked outer membrane protein, coding for MKDRLHCQTWLWVVMKHSVYQFFLAALFVSTIQARDTHAQNLLERLVTVHLDQTDVSTFLSTLEKSTGVYFVYSSKAIGAQRKLSVHQNNQKLSLVLETTLKPMNIGFRLVDGSILLHRSVGDAPANNVDPDNVVGKSQEAAYPLDITITGTVTDEKGEGLPGVSVVVKGTQRGTVTGAGGEYSIAVASEHDMLVFSFVGYLSKEVLVGNKKKIDLSMITDTKALEEVMVVGYGTQKKSDLTGSVSSVKGSDLTRLPTQRVDQALQGRAAGVMVQNTDGAPGGNATIRVRGGNSITGGNNALVVVDGIQGVNITTINPNDIESLEVLKDASATAIYGARGANGVILITTKRGVSGKAVLNYGFSMGVQKLNHKLDLMNAGDYARKSNDWAATQNGTPSAPIVPVIPFSTEQIAKLDANGGTDWQDEIYRNGKMQNHQLSVSGGNESARYFVSAGYMNQQGIVLNTKYTRYNLRSNLDFKVTSWMNAGINLNVIKDKGNVPPVGEGTRFGDILGQVINTVARFDPITPVYDANGNYNTKALKGGPDGSKIYADNDVWNPVATALETKAEKNNITNEISTFLDFKLLKGLSLRVTGAASINSNDDQHYYSTKTQPGRGVSGLGDLSESKYQYFQNSNILTYSTIFNKKHALTVTGVAEQQLIQSKSSFISAQGFFSDDTGINDLGGASQINERYNSQSKQVLNSFLGRVNYVFDEKYMITASYRADGSSVFGANNKWGYFPSAAAAWRVSQEKFLENVKSVSNLKLRASWGKTGNQAIQPYQTLATVASGFNYPYDGNNTPNIGFALGRAANPNLKWETTEQTNLGLDLGFFNERLTATVDIYKKTTKDLLLNKQVEAYTGFSTILSNVGSIQNKGLEISVGGKPFSGGKLRWNTSANISFNRSKVLALLDNNPLAIRTNTGGGYQIYGSGFSLKYLQVGQPVDQMRGYVNLGTWSEAERNQAREMGQAPGEAKWKDVNGDGKITRAGDGLEVIGNASPKFIYGWNNTVSYKDFDLTFLIQGSYGNDIFNAVRIKTENPSNGLSSNLKNRWTPDNQHTSVPVFLSSQERNLMDLGVNQTSGIGVDQRSSRWIEDGSYLRMKNVTLSYTVPMAVASKIGASRLAAYVTAINLFTITKYTGYDPEVSSFNAGGAGGLGIDLSNYPTSKVFMFGINLTF
- a CDS encoding sigma-70 family RNA polymerase sigma factor — protein: MKGELYSTLPDEMLGRLLFTGDEKAYEALYQRHWRSLFSTAFWKTNSQSVAEELVQELFLRLWENRQKTLIENPEAYLKTALRYSVIGFIKAKLVHAQTELGEASEQAADQLADTGVGLEELSVALENALSLLPEKTRMVFQMSRFEQRSTSEIAQQLGLSDRAVEYHITQSLRLLRFQLKDYLSYSIIGAVLFS
- a CDS encoding FecR family protein, which translates into the protein MNRSALVELLTRYETQRCTPEECQLVEQWYELLGEPVEIPLTEEQWLVMEQKLWRKVQPQSPETDPAPLVRPLWRKFSWIVGGLAAAVVIGIGLNWNRNLLPGWFEQHSLITKVEQTDWTPYRNESSEPMNVKLPDGSLVVLSPRAQLAVHKAFNYKNRDVRLLGEASFNVHRDVSRPFIVYSGDIITKVLGTTFRIRANDPWQPIQVTVQTGKVTVYRQDTKDLTNVSTNSGVILTPNQKATYFPDNKQFVTSIAEDPQPLAVPSAENAVARSLIFVDTPIGEVIRQLEVIYGTEIELEQESLSHCPFTGNLTPQALYTKLELLCGTINGSYEVRGTKILITGKGCQ
- a CDS encoding ABC transporter permease, with the protein product MKQQQNLQPPRWADKLLEWFVAPHWLEYIQGDLHEAFHKRAGELGPVRARIHYVWAVMHCLTPFFIKRRNIKPVYKDDYHYTKPHFTDMLSSYLTIAFRNLWRHKAFTAINVIGLAVGLATCLLIILFVGHELSYDDYHTHADRMYRMTLKVRLSEKDIHYAYASEPAGPALLRDYPGVQEVARLRDDGGMLVTSGQETFREENVAFVDSNFFSFFSIPLISGSGANVLTEPKTVVLTATKARKYFGDADPVGKTLIIGDRGVFRVTGVCEDIPSNTHFHYDMFGSFSSVNQGLKWLASGAYTYVLLRDGYSIRQVEEHSKGFLSKYMATEIKDFLGIDLSEFLRRGDRMGFDFQPVKSIHLYSDLDDELEANGDIKYVYIFSVIAMLILLLACINFMNLSTAGSAGRSKEIGVRKVLGSIRRQLVSQFLTESVILTFLALLLALTLVLLLLPGFNILAGKQFTRYDIMDWRMLSAAVLACFMIGLLAGSYPAFVLSAFKPVTVLKGRMQVGLKSGWLRNTLVTGQFVVSIGIIIATIVTKQQLRFMQNKKVGFDKEQLLILHDTHVLGPKLDSFKAELAALTSVTHITRAGFLPAGTSHQSQDGILVRGRSGTESFVTKSYYIDEDYLATLGMSVTQGRNFSKAFPSDSSAILINEAAVRAYGFRDPIGKQLSTTGNGTPGSGHTYTIVGVVKDFHFESMHQRIAPLIMFYGGDNSQLALRIRTHDVTSLLENIGQRWKAETGNPFVYSFLNDRFNNIYQSEQRIGQLFGVFAGLAILIACLGLFGLAALTTHQRTKEIGVRKVLGASVTSVVTLLLTNYLRLILIAMLIASPIAGYTMNLWLQDFAFRIHLSWWFFALSGGVALFVAILTVSYQAIKAALVNPVASLRSE